The sequence TTCTGAGCGCAGCGAAGAATCCGGTGGCGGTGGAGGCGGCGCGCTTATTGATCCAAGACGCTGTACCCAGACATCCGCAACACCTTACTTCTCTCACGCTGACCCACCAAAGGGCTGTTCAAGATTTAAATAATAGACCAAGGAAAACACTTCATAACAGAACTCCTGCCGAAGTCTTTTTTAAGGAAAGGGTTGCAATTCGAGTTTGAATCTGCGCTGCGATGGGCAAAAGAAAATAAGTAGCATCATTCTCCGTGAATTTGCTATTATAACGCTCCCCGTTATACGTGTAGTGATTCTTAATTCGTTCCCTAGTGTAAATTTTACTCCAAGCGGAGGATAGTATTGTGAAAACTTATGTCCCCACCGAAGGGGCTATTCAAAAACAGTGGCGCATAATCGATGCCGAAGGGCAGTCCCTTGGGCGCATCGCGGTCGAAGCCGCGAAGATATTGCGCGGCAAAAACAAGCCTGAATTTACGCCTTTTCTGGATTGTGGTGATCCCGTGATTATCATCAATGCGGCGAAGCTTAAATTGACAGGCCGTAAAATCGAACAAAAGACCTATTACCGGTATTCGGGTTATCCGGGCGGTTTGAAAGAAACACGTTTGGACTCCATGATGCTTAAGCATCCGACCCGTGCGCTGGAAATTGCTATTAAAGGTATGCTTCCTAAAAACCGTCTCGGTCGTAAGCTTGCCGGTCAGTTCCGTATTTACAGCGATGCCAATCACCCCCATGAAGCACAAAACCCTGTGCCTTTCGAATTCAAATAATTTTTGTACAATTGGAGAATACCTACTGTGAGAGACAAAAACACCAATGAAATCGTAGCCTTGGGTCGCCGTAAACGCGCAACAGCGCGGGTACGCATTAAACCCGGAACCGGGCTGTTTGTAGTGAATGGTCGTCCTGTAGAAGACTATTTGATGCGGGAAACGCTGGTTCAGCTTGCTGTGCAACCTCTTGACGCGACCGGTTTGCGGGAGAGTTTTGATGTACGCGCCATTTGTGACGGCGGCGGTCTGTCCGGTCAAGCGAGCGCCTTACGTTTAGGCGTTGCCCGTGCGCTGGTCGAGAACGACGAGAATATGCGTTCGACGCTGCGCAGTGAAGGCTTGCTTACCCGTGACGCGCGCGAAGTGGAACGTAAGAAATACGGCCGTCCCGGCGCCCGCAAACGCTTCCAATTCTCGAAACGCTAAGCCTCACTTCCTATGCCTTTTCTACCGCCACTTCGGTGGCGGTTTTTTTTTGTTCCTGCCGCTCTTTCTCTTCTTGTATAGAGCCGTTGAATGGAGGGGGCAGTGCGCTGCGCTCGGTCAGGCCCCGCCCTATTTCCGGCGGGAGCTCTGCAGCGTGGGCGGTTGCAGAACAGTTATTTTATTTTCTAGGGTGTTGTGAGTACAATGGTAGCCGATGATTGGCTATTGATCTGAATCTTGAAAGACGTTTCTATGAATTCTTCATATCGCCGCAATACGATGCTATCCATTTATACCGGGCGCGTACAGATGCTTTTGCTGATGAGCCTGTGCCTTTGTTTAGGCGTCGGCGCGGCAGTGTCTGCTGCTGCGCCCTCATCAGAGGCGGGGGACTTCGTGGTGATCTGTCCCATTGACGGGGACATTTTGGATTCGGTTAGTGTCGTTGTGGAGCGCGCCGTTAAGAAAGAGGCGGTGGGCGCGAAGGCGATCCTCTTTATCGTGGATACCTACGGCGGCCGTGTGGATTCAGCCATTGACATTACAAACACGATTTTGGCGAGCAAGGTGCCGACCATTGCCTTTGTCACGGGTAAAGGCGCCATCTCCGCGGGCGCTCTGATTTCCTATGCCTGCGATTACATTGTCATGGCGCCGGGCACGAATATCGGCGCGTCTACGCCTATCTCGCCGGGCGTGGAAATGACGGAGGAAATGAACGAGAAATCCATGTCCTTTTTGCGTGCCCGTTATCGCGCTTTAGGTGAGGAGAAGGGACACAATCCTCTCATTGGCGAGGCCATGGTCGACGCCTCCATAGAGCTCTACGGCGCCCATGAAGGGGCCGCGCACTACCGGGTCTATAAAGTTGAAAAGGGCAAGGTATCGGAAAGTTACGCCGTGGACGGGGACGCTCCGGTATTAAAAGAGATACCGTCCTTGTCGGCAGGGATGGGATCGACGGCGCAGCTGGACGAAAAACCGGCTCCCCGCAGTCTTCAAGAAATCATCGACCTGTTGACAGAACAATCGGGTCAGCCCAAGCAAGCGCCCGCCCCGGAGCCCAAGAGAGAAGCGGCGGCGACGGAGCCCATACCCGCTGAGGCGGAGCCGATCAAGGATATTGAAGGGCTGCCCGCAGATGCCCGCCTCATCTCGCCTGCCGGCAAATTACTGACCTTGACGACACGGGAGGCGCGTGAAGTGGGCTTGATCCGTGTGTCGGAAGATACGCCGGAAAAGGTATTGAACGCTTTGGGCTTCGGCGGGTATCGCAACATCTATATGACGATGACTTGGGCAGAAATGATCTTCGCCTTTTTGACGAGCCCGCTCATCTCGGGACTCCTTTTGATGGGTGCCATAGGCGGCATATATCTGGAGTTCAAGACGCCCGGTTTCGGCTTGCCGGGGATCGTTGGCATTACCTGCCTGTGCCTGTATTTCGGATCCCGGCTCGTTTTTGGCATTGCCGACTGGATCGATGTGCTCTTGGTTGTGACGGGATTTGTGCTGCTCATTGCCGAGATCTTTTTTATCCCCGGCTTTGGGGTCACCGGCATTACGGGCATCTTGTGTCTCATTGCGGGCATTTATCTTTCCCTTACACGGGTGCC is a genomic window of Candidatus Hydrogenedentota bacterium containing:
- the rplM gene encoding 50S ribosomal protein L13 — translated: MKTYVPTEGAIQKQWRIIDAEGQSLGRIAVEAAKILRGKNKPEFTPFLDCGDPVIIINAAKLKLTGRKIEQKTYYRYSGYPGGLKETRLDSMMLKHPTRALEIAIKGMLPKNRLGRKLAGQFRIYSDANHPHEAQNPVPFEFK
- the rpsI gene encoding 30S ribosomal protein S9, producing the protein MRDKNTNEIVALGRRKRATARVRIKPGTGLFVVNGRPVEDYLMRETLVQLAVQPLDATGLRESFDVRAICDGGGLSGQASALRLGVARALVENDENMRSTLRSEGLLTRDAREVERKKYGRPGARKRFQFSKR